One window from the genome of Cottoperca gobio chromosome 15, fCotGob3.1, whole genome shotgun sequence encodes:
- the flrt3 gene encoding leucine-rich repeat transmembrane protein FLRT3, with the protein MVRQCKAFILFLIRVGLLLGLANPLVTSTSCPSACRCDGTFIYCNDRGLTSMPTGMPKDATVLFLQNNRIKSSGIPAELRTLSNVEKIYLYCNNLDEFPTNLPLGLKELHLQENNVRMITHSSLAQIPYIEELHLDDNSVSAVSIEEGAFRDSNYLRLLFLSRNHLSTIPSGLPMSIEELRFDDNRISSISEQSLQDLINLKRLILDGNLLNNRGIGEMALINLINLTELSLMRNSLTSPPANLPGTSLEKLQLQDNHINRVPPGAFAFLRQLYRLDLSGNNLSSLPQGVFEDLDNLTQLLLRNNPWQCTCRMKWVRDWLRSLPSKVNVRGFMCQGPDKVKGMAIKDLTTDMFDCTDSEIIHTYETSTVSNILRPTQPQWPSFVTKRPAVKGPGIGKNYHSTTTFSGRKIITISVKSTSADAIHISWRVSQPMTALRLSWLKLGHSPAFGSITETIVQGERKEYLLTALEPESSYRICMVPMETSNIYLSDETPVCIETETGSHKSYNPTTTLNREQEKEPYKNSSLPLAAIIGGAVALLAIIMLALVCWYVHRNGSLFSRNCTYNKGRRRKDDYAEAGTKKDNSILEIRETSFQMIPINHLPVSKEEFVIHTIFPPNGLTLYKTPHNENSINNRSYRDSGIPDSDHSHS; encoded by the coding sequence ATGGTGCGTCAATGCAAGGCCTTTATCCTCTTCCTCATCAGGGTCGGGCTGCTGCTGGGTCTTGCTAACCCCCTGGTGACCTCCACCTCATGTCCCTCAGCCTGCCGCTGTGATGGGACCTTCATCTACTGTAATGACCGTGGCCTGACTTCCATGCCTACTGGTATGCCCAAGGATGCTACAGTGCTCTTTCTGCAAAACAATCGTATCAAGAGTTCCGGCATTCCTGCAGAGCTCCGCACACTGTCAAATGTGGAGAAGATCTACCTTTACTGCAACAATCTGGATGAGTTCCCCACTAATCTTCCTCTTGGGCTGAAAGAGCTCCACCTTCAGGAGAACAACGTTCGGATGATTACCCATTCATCTTTAGCTCAAATTCCCTACATTGAGGAACTACACCTGGATGATAACTCGGTCTCTGCAGTCAGCATAGAAGAGGGGGCCTTCAGGGACAGTAATTACCTCCGACTGCTTTTTCTCTCAAGAAACCACCTAAGCACCATCCCTTCGGGCCTACCCATGAGCATTGAGGAGCTGCGCTTTGATGACAACCGCATCTCCTCCATCTCAGAGCAGTCGCTGCAAGATCTCATCAACCTGAAGCGACTAATCCTGGATGGTAACCTGCTCAACAACCGTGGGATTGGAGAGATGGCTCTCATCAACCTGATCAACCTGACTGAGCTCTCATTAATGAGGAACTCCTTGACATCGCCCCCAGCCAACTTGCCAGGcaccagtttggagaagctgcAGCTACAAGATAATCACATTAATCGGGTCCCGCCTGGGGCTTTTGCCTTCCTTAGGCAGTTGTATCGCCTGGACCTGTCTGGCAACAACCTGAGCAGCCTCCCTCAGGGTGTATTTGAAGATCTGGACAATCTCACACAGCTCCTGTTACGCAACAACCCCTGGCAATGCACTTGCAGGATGAAATGGGTGCGTGACTGGCTGCGGTCATTGCCATCTAAGGTGAATGTACGTGGCTTTATGTGCCAGGGTCCTGATAAGGTCAAAGGCATGGCAATTAAAGACCTAACTACAGACATGTTTGATTGCACAGATTCAGAAATCATCCACACGTATGAGACAAGCACAGTCTCCAACATTCTACGCCCCACACAGCCTCAGTGGCCCTCGTTTGTGACTAAAAGGCCTGCAGTAAAAGGGCCTGGCATTGGTAAGAATTACCACAGCACTACCACCTTTTCGGGAAGAAAGATCATCACCATCAGTGTGAAGTCAACTAGTGCAGATGCAATACACATATCATGGAGGGTTTCGCAGCCCATGACTGCCCTACGGCTCAGCTGGCTAAAGCTGGGACACAGCCCTGCCTTTGGTTCCATCACTGAGACCATTgtgcagggagagaggaaggagtaCCTGCTCACGGCACTGGAGCCAGAGTCTTCCTATAGGATATGCATGGTTCCCATGGAGACCAGCAACATTTACCTGTCAGATGAGACCCCTGTTTGCATCGAGACAGAGACTGGTTCTCACAAATCATACAACCCGACTACAACTTtaaacagagagcaggagaaagagCCTTACAAAAATTCCAGTCTGCCTTTGGCTGCCATCATTGGAGGGGCTGTGGCTCTTTTGGCAATAATCATGTTGGCACTGGTGTGTTGGTATGTCCACAGGAATGGTTCACTATTTTCCAGGAACTGCACCTACAACAAAGGTCGTCGGAGAAAGGATGACTATGCTGAGGCTGGCACCAAGAAGGACAACTCCATCCTTGAAATACGAGAGACTTCTTTTCAAATGATACCTATAAATCACCTGCCTGTGTCCAAGGAGGAGTTTGTGATACACACAATTTTCCCACCTAATGGCCTGACTTTATACAAAACCCCACATAATGAGAACAGTATTAACAACAGGAGCTACAGAGACAGTGGAATACCAGATTCAGACCATTCCCATTCATGA